The region cacagggcagctggcgcctatcccagcaagcaacgggcgcaaggcagggtacaccctggatgggacaccagtgcaTCTCAGGgcgcacagacacaaacaccaacacactcacaccagggcctgttttccctgtagcccattaacctcccagtatgttttttgaccagtaggaggaaaccagagcacccacatGAAAACCCAAGTgatcacagggagaacatacaaactccaaacagacaacaccccagacgcagaatcgaacccagggcccccgcGTAGCCATCCCTTAGAATGTCTTCAAATACACAAACACTACACAGCTGAGAGATTGCATGTGTTAGTCTTTGCAAGACAGGAGCTCACACCACTACTGTGTTGCATCACACTGTATTCACTTAATTAAGCCCCTGAGGTTTCCTCTACTACACAGGACTCACCTGGATTCAGCATTCACCTGACTCTTCCCCACCACTCTCCAACAACACACCATGCTGCAATCATCTGTAATTCTTTCAGGGCCACGGCGGGGCAGGTTGCTTGGATATGAGGTTGTCTGGGACCAATTACTCACCTATAACACAACATTGCTTCTccgtttctcttttcagcaagtgGCCACAATACCTTTTTCTTACAAATGGCTTTCTTTCTGACTTGACTTGTACAGTAGCATGCAGGAAGTATTAATTGTGCCATGCTTAATGAAAACAGCAATCGTGTTGCTTTGGCATAATCATTTAACAAGGCTTCAGATTATGATTTATGTTCTGATTTCTGTTCTTAAATGAGCCATTGGTTGCTTAGACATCAGATAGCACTCTACAGGGGATTGTATTGGTCAGAATTTGAATACATCTCATGATTCCTGCCAACGTGTAATCTGCATGTCTAGGGAATAAAGGCTGACTGGGATAAAGACAAATTGATTTCTTCTTTATGGAGAACATTTCATCATTCATTTGTTTAAACCCTGGGTATCTACTGCCTTTTCCACACAGGTGATTTCAATGATGATAAAAACCCTTTTCAAATACCCTTTAGAGAAATAGAGGCAGCAGGCAGCAAGCCCGAAGAGCTTCATATGGAagagaacaggtaaaggttacggtggattaaaacaaaaactattacCAGAACAAAACCTCCCTTTAAAGAATCCTGATACAGCATGCAACAGCAATAACGTGTGTGCTCTCGTgatatctttttaaaattctacttcaagaaattattattacttattacATCTTCCTATTCCTAGACTGTATAGGGGTCCTGGTTATCCCAGAATCATGTATTGGTCCAGCTGAACTCTTTTATCTAATTGAGCCGTTAACTGCACTGAGTATTTGTAaaaatgatactttttaacatttcttaataaatattacatttatagtGATTTGGAAACCTCTAAACTTTTTAAACTGTGGAAAGCCATGGAAAAGGCCTAATCAACCAAATCAGTTCAATTGAGATATCAATTAAGTAACAGCAACAAACCAACAGTATGATCACAAGAACCAGGGATGGACACAAGATGAATTAAATCATTTCATTTGAGATTCATTTCAAAACACTCAAGAGAGAAAGGCACTGTAGTAAAGGTGTATTTACTAACAAATACTTTATAAGTACAGAAATAACAGCAAGCGTGTATAATGCTGCAGACTTTTCCTTACCTGGCAGAGCAATTGATTTCCATCACCTGTAGGTAATCTGACCCCAAACACAAGACAGCTGGGAGACGATGTTGGGCAGCTTGACTCCAGACCATGGGAGGCCGTTTGTAACGGGTTGGTCTGCAGATGCTTTCTGTTCAGATTAGACTCAAGGTCACAGAACCACAGATAGCACACTGCCACAGAAAGATGGAAACGAATGTTTGAAGGGTGAAATACGGTGCATTGTGAGGAGTTTTGGAACAGGGCAGGACCCTCTGAAAGACAAATCCAATGTGATTTCTGAGAGGGGCAGGTTAGTCCTAGTTCTGTGACCCCCTGTGTTTGCTCACATGCCTCTCCAGAGgtgtgaaaaaaacattgaattaaaACCTGACTGAAAAGTGACATGATTTTGGAACCCAAAAAAATGAAGACCACAATCTGCATTTGCCAACAACAGCTGCAAACAGTCACTGGTTTTTGCATCATCTAATAACTGTATGCATTATACAATTGAATGTTCAACATCGTAAATAGTTTAGGAATGTATTTTGAAAACGTCAAATGCTGAACTCTAAGTGACGCAGGCCGATTTGCAAGGTCATCTGTACTACTGATTAGCATTAGTCTACTCTTAATAAGGATGGCATTTTAATCAGACGTACATAAATCACTACTGATCATTTCATCACCAAAAAACTGGACTTTATTGATACAGACAATGGCATagcaaatttaaaaagattttttaatataatgctACAGATTTCAAACATGCAACTCAAAatataagtttttttaaaaaaaacctttacaaTCTACAAAAATATTGTTCATAGAACATTCAAACAGAGGTATTAAAATGCCAAAATAGAAGTCGATGGCAAAGTTTGTTCTCTTGACTAAATGCACATTCTATGTTCCTGGAAGCACAGAAGTCCAAAACTGTACATTATCCAAATAAGTTAAATTAGAAAAGTAATCAGTGCAATAAATTTATAATGTGCAAACTAGTCAGGCCGGTTTGGATTTTCAATTCAGGTCATAGCTGCTGGTGGAGTGTTTTTGCTGGCTGTGCTTTGTAAAGAGGCCAGAATCTTCTCCCTGTGCGCCGTGCTGAGGCAGTGCCCAATAGCTTTCTCCGTCTCCTCAATTCGGCGGCGAAACCTGGCTCTGTCGCGGGCCATCTCCTCCCAGGGTCCTCTCCGCGCAGCCCGCAGAGCAAACGACCAAGCGTGCATGACATGGACCTGCACAACCGGAGAGAACGACACCTGAAACAAAGAAACACATTGAGCTTCGGTATCAGATGGGAAGTGTCATGACACAGTGTCTGTTCTCAATTTGGGTTCTGTGTGACTTTGTTCCTCCTTCTCTTATCTCGTCtctaaaaaaacagacttcCTGTGATCATTCTAAATATGAATTGGAGTCACATGTCTCTCCTAGGTTTCAGACCACAATTCAAGAGCCAGACCCAAAGCTCAAAGGGTCCAGACAGACAAAGAGTCATCCGGAATTTCTGACCATGCCAGAGCGCAGAGCTAAGCATGACTCAGAGCTTTTCTGGGAGACTGGTAACTTCACAGTCACATGCAACTCATCCATTTGTGACAGTTTCTCGCCCAAGCAGAAAAACTGCATAGATCAGGGCCAGAATGAACTGGGACTGTGTCTGACGTGAGCTTTCGTGAAAGTATTTCAGACACCATCGGGATTCACTGCACAATGCACTGGTATGACtgaaattaaagtgttttagtAGTTCATAATCTCCTCTAGAACACCCCTACAGAATGTTTAAATTGGCTGGCTGAGAAGTGGGAAGATCAAGCAGAGGTACCTGTGTACCAGCAACCCTGTTTTGTATTCACAGCACTCAAATATTATGCATAGAAACACTATCACCTTCATGGTGAGGCTTAAAGGCCTGTGCTTTCTGTATCTAGCATAAAATATGCTGAATACTCTTACTAAAAATTCCAGTGGTGAAGAACAGAAATAGCACAATATTAACCTTCTTTTCAGTGTTTCTGCCTGTCTTTTCCACATCTAGAGTGTTCACGCATGACGGCTTCTTCCAGACGGCACGCTGGGGGCTGTCAGATATTCTTGCGGGACAGTAATGCTTAAACTGTCTTTTTGGCAGTTCTGGCTTTGAGCGGTCGACCTGCTGTGAAACATGTGAAGCGCTAGTTTCACCTCGGGGACTTTGCTTGCAGGGGGGAGAGGTTTTTAGACAAGCTCGGAAATGTAAAGGGTGGTAGGGGTCAGTGCTTTGTGAAAAGGAGTTCCAGAGGTCGTCGCTTTCCTTCAAATTACAGGACAGCTCATCACAGGGCTTTTTTTCCTTCGTGTCCAGACCGAAAGTTGGGCTGTCATGTTCGCCTTCTTCCTCTGAATCTGAGTGCTTCTTCTCCCCACACAGAGCAGTCTTTGGGCTCGAATTCCCAGCACGAGCTGTAAAGCGCAGAGGATTGTAAGGGTCCGAGGATTTAGCAAACGACTCCCATAGTTTCTGATTTTCCTCCGGGTCCCCTTCGTCGTCCTCACTGGAGCACTCCCAGTCGCTTCCGCTGTCCTGGCAGGAGCGGCCAAGGGCCTGGCGTCGCTCTGTGATCTTCGTCTTTCGGAGCTCTTCGGTGTCGCTGCCAGAGGAGCTGCTTTCACTTTTGGCATCAAGCGCCTCTGCCGCCTTCGTAGGGGGCGACTTCAAACTGTCCTCCGGAGAGCGGCTTGAAATGCAAGCCGAGAAGCAGAGCAGGTTGTAGGGGTCGTCCAGTTTTGTAAAGGACTCCCAGAGCACTTGGCTGTCCTCAGCATCTTcgccatcatcatcatcatcatcatcatcccagAAAGAATCGTCCTGGTTTCCCACAACGACAGGAGAGGGCAAGGGTGTCAGGGGCTCTTCTGTTACGCTCTCGGGGTACACCTCCTCGCCGCTCTCCCTCTCCGGTGGCAGAAACGCTTTGCAATGGCCAGCGAGGTTGTCCAGGCGGGAATGTGGTGGCAAAGGGATGGCGCCGTCAGACGGGACCGAGTCGGCAAAGCACTCCGCGGCTCGCAAGACGAAGTCGTCCACGAAGCTGCAGCAGATGTCTTCGGCCTGCAGGCTTGAAATCAAGGAGCCCGCCTCGGAGTTTCCAGCGCAGGCGGTCGCGCCGCGCAGGGCTACGTGGTTCGACCCGGAGACGAcgactctgctgttgctgtcCAGCAGAGAGGAGATGATGAAGGACGGGCCAGCATTTCCTCCGGCGCCCATGTGCTGGACATGGTGCCCCGTCTCATCCGTAATCCTCAAGTGCACTTCGAGTCGGCACATCTGGAAAACTGCAATGTCGAATCGaaaacaaagagagaaaaaaacgcaaagaaaaacaattagaaCGTGTTTGTCCTTAGCTACATTGGTTTAGGGTTCATGTTAAAACGGGTATGGTTTCATTAATGTTTAAATGGCACAACATTTCAACTTCTTGTCCTTCTTGTACTTCTTacacactttatttttttacgcAATCCTCCTTATACAtcgcaaattaaaataatgacgCTCCCAAGGAGACCTTTCAATTGGAAAAACTTGAGAAGTCTTTCATTTTTCCAGACATTTACTCGCTACAGTGACTGACTTCAACTCGCGGTTTCATTAGCCTCTAGGTGTCAAGACTTTAACCCCCCTGTTTGCATTTGAAATCGGTCCCTGAATAAATCAGCAAAACGAGGCTTCCattcaaaaaaacaaagatgctTCAAAGAGGGGCAGCGCGTTTCGAAAAGGGTACCTGCTATTTGAAGAGGTCAAGTCACTTCATAAATCCCTGAACCTTATGAAGCACAGATGCTTTTTGCAAGAACACAGGATGAAAACCAGTAGCCGAAACGGCATCATTCCGTCATGCGGTTGAAGAAAACCCGTGGAAATAACGAGGTGGTTTACGGTGACACACTGTCAGATGAACTGTGTGTTCCGTCCCCCACTGTTGTAATTCCCCTTCATAAAAATAAACGTGTCTGCGCTTACCTGTCCAGAAGGTACAGCAAACCACCTGAACCAAGAACCTGAGGTGTTCAAACAGTATAGTCCAGATGGGCCACGTCCACGGCACCGCCAGGACTCCGCTCCCCCCGAACCGCTCCATCGCCTTCTGGACCCGGGACGGGTTCGGAGGATCCATGTCTCTTGGAGGTATTTTTAGCGATTGAAGTCTCCGGAACATTCACTTGTATTCCAGTTTCCAACTTCTCCAACAACTGCTTCGTTCTTCTTCGCGATCTTAAGGGTCTGGACAAATAAAACCCTCATTTTCACGACTCCGAGGTGGTGGGGTCACAGAAACGAGACTAAACGACTGTTTTACAACGCGCTTCGACGCAGGTCTGCTTTCTCCATGTTTCTTTCTACGAACTGTCTCTTCCCTTCACCGAACTCAGAGCGAAAATGATACCCAGTTACgatagattgttttttttttccgaggGGGAAGTGTCTGACCAAATTAGGCAGACGAGCTGGGAGAAACACCCAGCAGAAGCGCACACAGTGGATGAAGCAGGCAGCGAGGTTCATGCCGATAAGCCGAGTTTGTTGTCACTCATGTTGGTTTTGCCTCTCCAGGGCCCCATGTCTGAGGCGTGACGTGTGACGCTaggttttgtatttctttaaacagCAAGTTTACATGGAAACATCCCGACATTTCCTTGTGCAACATTACGTAAGGGGTCATTAAATGTCCACACCAAAAGTGGCAAGTATTAAtaatgctgctgaaaataagccaGACCCGTTGACTTATTTCCTGCTTTTGTTTAGAAGACAGTATTGTTGACTTTGAATTGGGAGAAGCTAGGCTTGCAAAACCAGATTCATAGGTCCAGGACAAGTGATAATTTGAGTCTGTAAAACAATTGAAATACCCTCAACATGTTGAACAGTAATTAAAACAACACGTTGATAATAATTGGGTTATCGAATTTCACAGCAGATCCAAGTAGTTATGAGTTCCTTACATAATCGCTTGTACTTATGGGAGAAATTgtcaattttttaaaagtattctaGCACATAAAACCTGTAAAGCACGGCTTCTCCAGCAATCTGGTACTTTATTTTGAAGAACTGTTAATTGAACCTTAAATGAGCTGATCTTATTTAATAGCCAGCTATTCCTGTTTCGAAATGTGTTTCATGCGAGATTTGACATGAACTGTACAACTGCCGAATTCTGCAACCTTTCAGAAACTTGAAAACGCCCACTTATGCAAATTTCACCTTTCAAACCAAGTTCAATTAAGTGGCAGAGGTCATACAAATGCAAACCTGGGGCTCCAAAACCTCATATACCCCTATtgaaaagactgaaaaaatCTGAATGGTGAGCAGATAAAGACTGGTAGCTCATGTCCTTGTACTTACGTACAAAAACAAATCAACCTGTTTAAGTGGTAAACTGAATCATGTCTCAAGACAATTCAGTCAATATTGTGTTTATCTAAATATTTAATCTAATATTTATAACCGaattaacatatttaaaaatcttaCAATTATCCCACTGGGAATAAGCAAAGTACCTTTACATTGAAAACTACTTACTGAAAGAACTACTGTTCAATGGTCCTTCTTCAGTAAGTTCAGTTTTTACACTCATCACCAGTTACTTTGAAATCATATTCAATACACCTGAATTCATTTCATATAGCCCCACTGATGGGAACACTAAATATTACCTTTATAAACTAAAGCAAACCTGGAAAATGTTACAATCACTCCTGCCATATTTCTTTGGCTTTCCTATTATTCTCATTATGTTGATATTATTATGCCCAACACTGAGACGCACAGTGACTTACACAACTCGAGTAATGTGGACAAAATAACCTTGTACAGTGGTACAGCAGCAGTGCTTCACCCAGGATCTTAATCTTCTTCCCCCACAGTGATGCC is a window of Lepisosteus oculatus isolate fLepOcu1 chromosome 21, fLepOcu1.hap2, whole genome shotgun sequence DNA encoding:
- the LOC102693464 gene encoding uncharacterized protein, whose translation is MFRRLQSLKIPPRDMDPPNPSRVQKAMERFGGSGVLAVPWTWPIWTILFEHLRFLVQVVCCTFWTVFQMCRLEVHLRITDETGHHVQHMGAGGNAGPSFIISSLLDSNSRVVVSGSNHVALRGATACAGNSEAGSLISSLQAEDICCSFVDDFVLRAAECFADSVPSDGAIPLPPHSRLDNLAGHCKAFLPPERESGEEVYPESVTEEPLTPLPSPVVVGNQDDSFWDDDDDDDDGEDAEDSQVLWESFTKLDDPYNLLCFSACISSRSPEDSLKSPPTKAAEALDAKSESSSSGSDTEELRKTKITERRQALGRSCQDSGSDWECSSEDDEGDPEENQKLWESFAKSSDPYNPLRFTARAGNSSPKTALCGEKKHSDSEEEGEHDSPTFGLDTKEKKPCDELSCNLKESDDLWNSFSQSTDPYHPLHFRACLKTSPPCKQSPRGETSASHVSQQVDRSKPELPKRQFKHYCPARISDSPQRAVWKKPSCVNTLDVEKTGRNTEKKVSFSPVVQVHVMHAWSFALRAARRGPWEEMARDRARFRRRIEETEKAIGHCLSTAHREKILASLQSTASKNTPPAAMT